TCTTTTTAACTATTATAGCAATTTCATTGCTTATCGGAAAGTTTACGATTTAGAAAACATATGAACAAATGCTCATATTTCATTGACATCGTTAAAGTTTAGTAATAATATATGAGCAAGTATTCATTTGTTATAGGAGATGATCATCATGATTGAATATCGAGTCAAAGGATTATCATGTGGCAATTGCGCCCAAGCTCTTGAGCATGAAATTCGTCAATTAGAGCATGGAGATACAGCAACCCTTAGCTACAATAGCGGAAAATTAAACTTAGATGAGCGAGTACCCTTAGATAAAGTGAAAAAGATACTCAAAAATGACCGCGCATATATCGAGAATAAAAATGCACATTCCCATGCTGGCCACAATCATGCACACGGCGAGCATGCCCATTCCCACTCACATAATCACGACCACACTCACTCACATGACCATGATGACGACAACGACCATGATCATGATCATAGCCAAGGCAACAAGAAAATAATCGGAACACTCATTGCTTCTACTGTTATCTATGTAGGTGCGATATTCATGGACGGCCAAGCATCTGATTTCTCAGTCATCGCCCTATACTTAATTGCAGCTGCACTTAGTGGCTACTCCACTTTCTTGAAGGGTCTTAAAAATCTCATACGACTTAAATTTAATATCGACACCTTGATGACAATCGCACTTGTAGGCGCTGTTTCAATAGGGGAATGGAAAGAAGCGACCTTGGTAGCTATTCTTTTCGGATTAAACGAGCTTCTGGAAGGTCTCGGTATGGAAAAAGCTCGTCGTTCCATGGAGACACTCCTGCAGGTTGCGCCTAAAGAAGCGACCTTATTAGTAGAAGGTAAAGAAACGGTTGTTCCCATTACTACGCTTCAAGTTGGAGATACGGTTATTGTTAAACCGGGAGAGAAAATCCCATCTGACGGCACGGTGTTGTCTGGTAAAAGCTCAGTGAACGAATCCGCCATTACAGGCGAGTCCCTCCCCGTAGAAAAATCGAAGGATGAACCGGTGTTTGGTGGAAGTATTAATAATGAAGGCGTAATCCACATTCGGATCGAAAAAGCTTACGAGGATTCATCTTTGGCCAAAATCCTTCATTTAGTAGAAGAAGCCCAAGAAACGAAAACACCTACTGAGCTATTCATCAATAAGTTTGCCAAGTATTATACCCCACTTATTATGATAGCTGCCGCTCTTGTCATCGTAGTCCCTCCTCTTTTTCTGGGCGGCGACTGGACAGAATGGCTGTATCAAGGGCTTGCCGTTCTCATCGTGGGTTGTCCGTGTGCGTTGATCTTATCGTCTCCAATTGCAATTGTAGCTGGTATTACACGCAATGCCCGTAATGGTATTCTGATTAAAGGCGGCGTGTTCCTCGAACAATTAGGTAAAATTGACACTCTAGCCTTTGATAAAACAGGCACTTTGACTAAGGGTGAGCCCTACGTTGAGCAATCTGTCGTTTATGATGAAATAAGATTTCTAGCTGTAGCAGGCGCGATTGAAAAGTCCTCGTCTCACCCACTTGCTAAAGCCATCATGAAGGAAGTAGCTCGTTCCGGTATTGAAATTAAGGATGCAGAAGACATAGAAGCCGTATCAGGACGTGGTATTGTCGCCACTTACGAAGGAAATAAATATTGGCTCGGTAATGAAAAAAGTATGGAGCATCTTACGATCCCACAAGATATACAAGCGACTATTGAACAACTGAAACAAAGCGGTCTTACATTGGTGCTAGCTGCTGACGAGAATCAAATCCTTGGAATGTTTGGGATTTCTGATGAGATCCGTGAGGAAAGTAAATCCGTCATCAAGGCTTTGCATAAAAACGGCATCCGGCATACCGTCATGCTAACGGGTGATCATCAGAAGACGGCGGAAAAGGTTGCTAAAGCGGTTGGTGTAACTGAATATTATGGAAACCTGCTTCCCGAAGATAAGGTTACCAAGGTAAAAGAGCTCGCTAGCAAAGGTACTGTAGGAATGATCGGCGATGGTATTAACGATGCTCCCGCCCTCGCATCTGCACAGATCGGAATCGCAATGGGAAAAGGAACTGACAGTGCAATAGAAACAGCAGATGTCGTATTGATGCAAGACCACCTTGGCAAATTACCTGAGGCGATAAAAGTAGCAAGACGTGTTAATCGCATCATTAAGTTTAATATTGGTGTGTCCATGGGATTAAAGCTTATTGCATTACTTCTTACCATTCCTGGATGGCTGACTCTGTGGGTAGCTATTCTATCCGATATGGGAGCCACAATCTTCGTTACACTAGTAAGCTTAACTATTCTTATCCAAAGAAAATCATAGCCTTATACAAAAGCCACCTGACATGTAGATGTAGGGTGGCTTTTGCTTGCTCGCAAATTTTTATTAGAAAAGAAGCAATGGTACATCGCTTCTCTTACTCGCTTACATTAGGTCATTTTATTGGGACTAGCTATCAGATGATAGGTGCAAAAATAATCCGTCCCCGCCCCGCCCTGTTTATCTCGATTATCAAAGAACAAACGGGTTTCTTCCAATTCCTCAATCTTGGACGTTACTCCCTCTAAGTATTCCTGAATTCGATCCTTCGTCGACTGCAATCTTGCAGTCAGACCGCCATAACGGATATCCAGCACTTCCCACCCAAACGGCTTGTTCGTATTCATCCAAAGTCTACGGTGCGAAATTCGCAACGCTTCAACTTTTTGCAACAGATCGGGCAGCTCAATTCCGACGAAATGCTCCAATAATGTTCGATCCTCTGAATCATAAGCCCGCTTCAATCGGACACCCATATCTGCCTTCAATTTCAGTACCTCGCTTAAACGAGCAGGAATCTCGAAAATACGAAGTGCTTGCGCGCTATGCTGGGCCAATTCGGAGAAAGTATCCGTCATCAGCTGGTAATGCTGTGAGACCTCAAGTCCTTCGATATGTTTATCGAATAAGCCTAGCAGCACATCCTGCCACAACAAATACTTGGATGGGTTTGAAGTGTCACCATGCTCAACGATTAATCCTGGAATATCATCCAGCATATCTATGCTAATATAATACTCATAAGGAATTCCGGTACAGAAGGTTGTTCTTCGTCTAAGCTTCTGTTCATCGAGAACTCGAGCGTAAGCATGCTCAGCGAATAGCTGCAGTCCTGGAAGTACAGTCCACACATTGTTCTCAGCCCCATTATCTCCCCACGCGGTTGCGAAAACCTCTCGAACACCTTCCTGTTTACACGCTTGAAGCGCAGCATTCGTGCTTTTGAAGGTCCGATCGTAATGTGTACACATCCCAAGCCATGTCCAGATTCCGCCTGCAAACACAGGCATCGAACCAAGCTGCTTATGCTTGCGTATCATAGTCTCGTAAAAGGGTTGATCATAGTGGTAATAATCCCAATAGACGAGCTGCGCACCAGAAGGAACTCGGTTTGCATCAGCCTCGGTAAAGCTCACATCAGGATCATAATAATCATGAGTAGCAGATGCGGTCCGGAAGCTCATATCGCTCCAAAGCATCGGCTGCAAGCCATAGGATTGTGTAATGCCTGTTACCTTGATCAGATGCTCATTCATTAGTTCGGACGGATCACGGTATCCGTGCATATCGAGCGAACGTCCACGGCCTAAATTATGCGCCTCGTCCATTCCGATATGGATGCGCCTGCTTTGATAGGTACGTGATACATTGCCCACCATTCGATCGATGAACTCATAGGTATGATCATCCCCAACCAACAGAACATCCTGCGAATCTCTCAATTTTGAAGCAGCCTCCCACTTAAGGAAGGTATCCAAATGTGCCAGCGTCTGGATGCAGGGAATCATCTCAATGCCAAGAGAAGATGCATAAGCATCACACTCCTTAAGCTCCTCCGATGTGTATCTGCCGCGCATATAACCGAAATACGGTTCATCCTCCAACGCGTAGGTGTCCTCGGTATATAGCATGAGCGCATTCATTCCCATCAAGGCCATTTTGAGAAGGAGCTCTTTGACTCTTTCAATCTTTGGCACGGCATTTCTTGAACAATCTAGCATAAAGCCTACCGTATCAAACTGTGGCTCCTCTCGAATTTCGAAAGGCTTGTCCGAGATCATTCCTTCAACTAATAGCCCAATCGCCCGATAAAGATGGTTTTCCTGCGCATAGCGAATTGTTGCGCAGGCACCATCGAAAATTACCGTTAGCTCTGCCTGATTCACCTGTTCCAGCGTTACCGGAACTCCGGAATCTAACAGCCTCACACTTAGCGATTCGCATATCATTTCAAGACCGGTAAATCCATTTGGCAGCTTTCCTGATATGAAAAGCTCTAATTGTGCCATTCTTTACCCCACCTATTCCCGATATTGGATCAATCTCGCTCCTTACAGATGAGGTTTACCCTTTCATAGACCCCATCGTCGCACCTTCCATAATTCTTCTTTGAAAGAAGACGTAGAAGATAATAGAAGGAATCATGACAATTATGACTCCCGCGAACATCGTCACCCAATCCGACGTGTACTGCATCTTCATATTTGCCTGATACATATTGACCCCGATCGTATATTTGGATGGATCACCCAAGTAAATGAACGGACCTAGAAAGTTATTGTATAGTCCGAGAAACTTAAAGATGGCAACCGTCACAATGCCGGGTGTCGACAAGGGCACAATAATACGCCAGAATGTCTGGAAGATCGAAGCGCCATCCATAAATGCGCTTTCTTCTAAATCTTTAGGAAGCGATGACAAAAAGCCGCCAAGCAGCATAAGAAAAAATACGTTTTCCCCGAAGCTATCCAAAATAATCAAACCTGTTAAACTATTGGTCAGATGCATTGTCTTCATTAGGATGTATTGGGGAATCAATGCATTGATTCCCGGCAAAAACAGCGAAAGCATGATCAAGCCCCAAATCAGCTTCCTGCCACGGAACTGCACTCGTGTTAATGCATAGGCATTAAGTGTCGTTAAAAAGGTGCCTAACACCAGACTCACACCGACATAATACAACGTATTTAATAGAGATTGGCCAATCTTATATTGGTTCCATGCTTTAGAATAGTTGCTCCATTGAATATCCTTTGGTAACGCCCATATATCTTGAAAAAACGCAGCGTTCGTTCTCAAAGATTGATAGAGGATCCATATGACAGGAAAAATGATGGATATCGCCCATAGCAGAAGCAATAACCTCCATACACCATCCATGAATGTTCGCCGTTCAGCCATGCCTAGTTGCCTCCTTTAATACCCGTGCTAATACTCGACATTTTCCTCCGGATAAAATTTATCGATAATCAACTTCGCC
This portion of the Cohnella abietis genome encodes:
- a CDS encoding heavy metal translocating P-type ATPase, which encodes MIEYRVKGLSCGNCAQALEHEIRQLEHGDTATLSYNSGKLNLDERVPLDKVKKILKNDRAYIENKNAHSHAGHNHAHGEHAHSHSHNHDHTHSHDHDDDNDHDHDHSQGNKKIIGTLIASTVIYVGAIFMDGQASDFSVIALYLIAAALSGYSTFLKGLKNLIRLKFNIDTLMTIALVGAVSIGEWKEATLVAILFGLNELLEGLGMEKARRSMETLLQVAPKEATLLVEGKETVVPITTLQVGDTVIVKPGEKIPSDGTVLSGKSSVNESAITGESLPVEKSKDEPVFGGSINNEGVIHIRIEKAYEDSSLAKILHLVEEAQETKTPTELFINKFAKYYTPLIMIAAALVIVVPPLFLGGDWTEWLYQGLAVLIVGCPCALILSSPIAIVAGITRNARNGILIKGGVFLEQLGKIDTLAFDKTGTLTKGEPYVEQSVVYDEIRFLAVAGAIEKSSSHPLAKAIMKEVARSGIEIKDAEDIEAVSGRGIVATYEGNKYWLGNEKSMEHLTIPQDIQATIEQLKQSGLTLVLAADENQILGMFGISDEIREESKSVIKALHKNGIRHTVMLTGDHQKTAEKVAKAVGVTEYYGNLLPEDKVTKVKELASKGTVGMIGDGINDAPALASAQIGIAMGKGTDSAIETADVVLMQDHLGKLPEAIKVARRVNRIIKFNIGVSMGLKLIALLLTIPGWLTLWVAILSDMGATIFVTLVSLTILIQRKS
- a CDS encoding carbohydrate ABC transporter permease, whose translation is MAERRTFMDGVWRLLLLLWAISIIFPVIWILYQSLRTNAAFFQDIWALPKDIQWSNYSKAWNQYKIGQSLLNTLYYVGVSLVLGTFLTTLNAYALTRVQFRGRKLIWGLIMLSLFLPGINALIPQYILMKTMHLTNSLTGLIILDSFGENVFFLMLLGGFLSSLPKDLEESAFMDGASIFQTFWRIIVPLSTPGIVTVAIFKFLGLYNNFLGPFIYLGDPSKYTIGVNMYQANMKMQYTSDWVTMFAGVIIVMIPSIIFYVFFQRRIMEGATMGSMKG
- a CDS encoding beta-N-acetylhexosaminidase, giving the protein MAQLELFISGKLPNGFTGLEMICESLSVRLLDSGVPVTLEQVNQAELTVIFDGACATIRYAQENHLYRAIGLLVEGMISDKPFEIREEPQFDTVGFMLDCSRNAVPKIERVKELLLKMALMGMNALMLYTEDTYALEDEPYFGYMRGRYTSEELKECDAYASSLGIEMIPCIQTLAHLDTFLKWEAASKLRDSQDVLLVGDDHTYEFIDRMVGNVSRTYQSRRIHIGMDEAHNLGRGRSLDMHGYRDPSELMNEHLIKVTGITQSYGLQPMLWSDMSFRTASATHDYYDPDVSFTEADANRVPSGAQLVYWDYYHYDQPFYETMIRKHKQLGSMPVFAGGIWTWLGMCTHYDRTFKSTNAALQACKQEGVREVFATAWGDNGAENNVWTVLPGLQLFAEHAYARVLDEQKLRRRTTFCTGIPYEYYISIDMLDDIPGLIVEHGDTSNPSKYLLWQDVLLGLFDKHIEGLEVSQHYQLMTDTFSELAQHSAQALRIFEIPARLSEVLKLKADMGVRLKRAYDSEDRTLLEHFVGIELPDLLQKVEALRISHRRLWMNTNKPFGWEVLDIRYGGLTARLQSTKDRIQEYLEGVTSKIEELEETRLFFDNRDKQGGAGTDYFCTYHLIASPNKMT